In the Leptospira barantonii genome, ATCAAGAACGCCACCTTACACGTGATAGGCGATTTTGCTTTCGGTTTTATGAAAGGGGAGAATGGGGTTCACAGACTCGTTCGTATTTCTCCGTTCGACGCTAACAAAAGAAGACATACATCCTTCGTATCGGTTCACGTAAGTCCGGAAATCGACGACGATATCGATATCAAAATCGAGGACAAGGATCTTCGCGTGGATGTCTATCGCTCCTCGGGCGCGGGTGGTCAGCACGTAAACACTACCGACTCGGCGGTTCGGATCACACACCTTCCAACCGGAATCGTTGTGGCTTGTCAGAATGAAAGATCTCAGATCAAAAACAGGGACACGGCTTTTAAGATGTTAAAAGCGAGACTCTATGAGATGGAACAGGAAAAAGCAAAGGAAGAATTGGAAAAGAAATCCGGAGAGAAAAAGGACATCTCTTGGGGTTCTCAGATCCGAAGTTACGTTTTCCATCCGTACAATCTCGTCAAAGATCATAGAACCGATCACGAAACCGGAAACGTCGCGGCGGTGATGGACGGAGAAATCGAACCGTTCATTCTCGCTTATCTGAAAACTTTATAAAAATCGGACCGAATTTCGAATCGATTCGAGTTTGTTTGAAACATTAAAAAAACAGAATATGTCAGAAACTTCGGGAAAAATCAAATACGGTTGTTTGTGGGGGATGTTGACTCCCTTTCTGACCTTGTTTCTTGCGGTAGGCGTTACGATTTTTGTCCTAAAGGACGATTACGGTCGGGCTCATTCGTTTACCGATTGGACTATACTCGCCGGGAAACATATTCTTTTGTTCGCCGGAATCGTGATTGCGGTTCTGCTCGCGCTGATTCTCGGCCTTTGGTTTGCGATCAAAGATTCCAAACCGATCGAAACGCTGAGAATCTTTTGGCCGGTTCTAATCATTCTCGTTTATTGGATCGCACCGAACTTACTTCCGGGTCCGGTGGACGATTCGATCGTAACCCTCGGAGTCGGGATCTATCAGATTTATCGATACTTTAAGGAACGGAATCAGGAAACCGAAACCGAAACCGAAACCGAAACCGAAACCGAAACCGAAACCGAAACCGAAACCGAAACCGACAAGAACGATTCCGCACCG is a window encoding:
- the prfB gene encoding peptide chain release factor 2 is translated as MEVKSAKELKRVSKELQENFLNRWKLLNLEQDKDRLKSLNEKAEDPDLWNNPEEARIVSQKKNELEKKLTPWFTIQQDILDFPDLVDLTLDEKGENGVGELSAEYNRLQEKFEELELLGALKNPEDLKPAFLNIHPGAGGTESQDWAEMLLRMYMRYFEKKGYQYSLIDIQAGDGAGIKNATLHVIGDFAFGFMKGENGVHRLVRISPFDANKRRHTSFVSVHVSPEIDDDIDIKIEDKDLRVDVYRSSGAGGQHVNTTDSAVRITHLPTGIVVACQNERSQIKNRDTAFKMLKARLYEMEQEKAKEELEKKSGEKKDISWGSQIRSYVFHPYNLVKDHRTDHETGNVAAVMDGEIEPFILAYLKTL